The following are encoded together in the Thermococcus sibiricus MM 739 genome:
- a CDS encoding aldehyde ferredoxin oxidoreductase family protein: MSKQIKGGYAGKTLWVDLSKNKILIKDLDPELAVNYIGGRGFVAKLLFDLVDPEKDPLDPQNPLVFATGPLSGIAPASGRFTVGARSPATGIHGDSNSGGDFAMELKHAGYDFIVVTGRAEEPVYISIQDENVEIKSAKDLWGLTTHETFDRLREKEGDRNIKAVTIGPAGENLVATAAVIETESRAAARAGMGAVMGSKNLKAISVRGTKDIKIANYEAWKEAFEELLQVFLDDPMTSQVGRLLGSNFLHRVHSSHGTLIVENGHRGYATEEELEKVSAESILKYHVKGRSCYLCPIACTRSVYMESEKYGVIKGRGPEYYSMQSLTYRAGGWDTEAGIYLNKLCDAYGIDATTLPSNIAFAIDLYENGIITKEQVGGLELTWGNFDAMEEIIKSVAYRKGKIGELFAKSTKELIKEFGPESEWYALEVKGLTMPSNDPRAGNVYNMRYAIATRGADHLRVSVLSSGRSLKWDELPEYEAMEVFVRFETYVTLVNLFNVCNWAYSSYTSTPEIAEIKEKGMFKVYNAATGLNLTPEDFAKAAHRTIITERAENVRYGLRREHDYLPRRVFEEPLPVNEKGDTKIFPREKFEKLLDAYYALRGLDPKTTVPKPSVLRELGLSKIEEDLKLRGLIKEGEQ, from the coding sequence ATGAGTAAACAAATTAAAGGTGGGTATGCAGGAAAGACCCTCTGGGTTGATTTGTCTAAAAACAAGATTCTGATAAAAGACCTCGACCCTGAACTTGCTGTGAACTATATCGGTGGACGTGGATTTGTTGCAAAGCTTCTTTTTGACCTAGTAGACCCTGAAAAAGATCCCCTGGATCCTCAAAATCCTCTGGTATTTGCTACTGGTCCTCTATCGGGAATAGCCCCTGCTTCAGGTAGATTTACTGTAGGGGCCAGATCTCCAGCTACTGGGATTCATGGAGATTCTAACTCTGGTGGAGACTTTGCTATGGAATTAAAGCATGCAGGTTATGACTTCATAGTGGTTACTGGAAGAGCAGAAGAACCAGTTTACATCTCTATTCAGGATGAAAACGTTGAAATTAAAAGTGCTAAGGATCTCTGGGGTTTAACAACCCACGAAACTTTTGATCGCCTTAGGGAGAAAGAAGGAGATAGAAACATAAAAGCTGTAACAATTGGGCCCGCTGGAGAAAATTTAGTTGCAACTGCAGCTGTAATAGAGACTGAGAGCCGTGCCGCCGCTAGAGCCGGAATGGGTGCGGTTATGGGCTCCAAAAACTTGAAAGCAATTTCCGTGAGAGGAACAAAAGACATTAAAATTGCAAATTATGAAGCTTGGAAAGAAGCATTTGAAGAACTTCTGCAAGTGTTTTTGGACGATCCCATGACATCTCAAGTGGGGAGATTATTAGGTTCCAACTTCCTTCATAGAGTCCATTCTTCTCATGGCACACTAATCGTAGAAAACGGTCATCGTGGATATGCAACCGAAGAGGAACTTGAAAAGGTAAGTGCAGAGAGTATACTAAAATATCACGTCAAGGGGAGATCCTGTTATCTCTGTCCGATAGCCTGTACAAGATCAGTGTACATGGAAAGCGAAAAATATGGAGTAATAAAAGGCAGAGGCCCAGAATATTATTCAATGCAGTCTCTTACCTATAGGGCCGGTGGATGGGATACAGAAGCTGGTATATACCTGAACAAACTTTGTGACGCATATGGAATTGATGCAACAACATTACCATCTAACATTGCCTTTGCAATAGACCTGTATGAAAACGGAATAATAACAAAAGAACAGGTTGGAGGGTTAGAGCTCACTTGGGGGAACTTTGATGCTATGGAAGAGATCATCAAAAGTGTAGCCTACAGAAAGGGCAAGATCGGTGAACTATTTGCAAAAAGTACAAAGGAACTAATAAAAGAGTTTGGACCTGAGAGCGAGTGGTATGCATTAGAGGTGAAAGGACTAACAATGCCTTCAAACGATCCAAGAGCTGGAAATGTGTATAATATGAGATACGCTATCGCTACCAGAGGCGCTGATCACTTGAGAGTTTCCGTATTAAGCAGTGGAAGGTCTTTAAAATGGGATGAATTGCCAGAGTACGAAGCGATGGAAGTATTTGTTCGCTTTGAGACATATGTAACGTTGGTAAACCTTTTCAATGTTTGTAATTGGGCCTATTCTTCCTACACATCTACACCTGAAATAGCAGAAATAAAAGAAAAAGGGATGTTTAAGGTATACAACGCTGCTACTGGCCTTAACTTAACTCCAGAAGATTTTGCCAAAGCTGCACATAGAACCATTATAACTGAAAGAGCTGAGAACGTTAGGTACGGTCTTCGCAGAGAACACGACTACCTCCCAAGAAGAGTTTTCGAAGAACCCTTGCCCGTAAATGAGAAAGGGGATACTAAGATCTTCCCACGTGAAAAATTTGAAAAACTGCTTGATGCATATTATGCACTCAGAGGCCTTGATCCAAAAACAACAGTGCCCAAACCTTCAGTTCTGAGAGAGCTAGGACTCTCCAAAATTGAGGAAGATCTCAAACTAAGGGGTCTTATTAAGGAGGGAGAACAATGA
- a CDS encoding aldehyde ferredoxin oxidoreductase family protein, protein MYGYMGKILRIDLTNKKATVEPLKEEVLKKFIGGRGIGAKILWDELKPGICPLSPENKLVLTVGPLTGTKVQSASRWMAQFKSPLTGTYFRSVGGGFFGAELKFAGYEAIIVEGKAEKPTYVYINDENVEFRDAERIWGMNTLATREFLKEETDKNAHMVMIGPAGENLVKFSAIVTDGDFRTAARGGGGAVMGSKNLKAIVVKGSKRPEVYDEKAFDDAFKEQVESYKSNPAFEGFHNLGTNFAVYPFYTLGHFPTYNFKQKELYGAEIFQPEILSQYVVKHSGCWGCMIRCGKVFKLTKGPYAGTVWDFPEYETHWSFGGNLGNINVETIVYANMLCDFYGLDTISTGVAIGFAIELYEKGIIGKSETDGLELRWGDPDIIPELVKRIALRIGIGDLLAEGTRKAAEKIGRGAEKYAIHVKGLEFPAYDPRSAKAHGLNFATSPIGASHCIGWNKFEIMGIPRKADPFATEGKGEITKYVQDETAIAETAIFCIFPFNMEMVTIDMYAKMLYAATGIEEFKDPKHLWLAGERIFNLERAINIREGIDGKYDKMPERIVKEPVLREPSKGQIFEEEILLKDYYKVRGWDENGVPTREKLRELELDEVAEKL, encoded by the coding sequence ATGTATGGATATATGGGAAAAATATTGAGAATAGATTTGACGAACAAAAAAGCCACGGTAGAACCATTAAAAGAGGAAGTTCTCAAAAAATTTATAGGCGGAAGAGGAATTGGAGCCAAGATTTTGTGGGATGAACTAAAGCCGGGAATTTGCCCTCTAAGCCCTGAAAACAAACTGGTTCTCACTGTAGGTCCGTTAACCGGTACAAAAGTTCAATCTGCATCAAGGTGGATGGCCCAGTTTAAATCTCCACTTACAGGAACATACTTTAGAAGTGTAGGGGGCGGTTTCTTTGGTGCAGAACTTAAGTTCGCAGGCTATGAAGCAATAATAGTTGAGGGAAAGGCTGAGAAACCCACCTATGTTTACATAAATGATGAGAACGTGGAATTTAGAGATGCAGAGAGAATATGGGGAATGAACACTTTAGCCACAAGAGAGTTTCTTAAGGAAGAGACGGACAAAAATGCCCACATGGTCATGATAGGGCCTGCTGGAGAAAACCTAGTAAAATTCTCAGCAATTGTGACAGATGGTGACTTTAGAACCGCCGCTAGAGGCGGTGGCGGTGCTGTAATGGGATCAAAGAATCTCAAGGCTATCGTAGTAAAAGGAAGCAAAAGACCAGAGGTTTACGACGAAAAAGCCTTTGATGATGCTTTTAAGGAACAGGTGGAGTCATATAAGAGTAACCCTGCGTTTGAAGGGTTCCACAATCTTGGAACAAACTTTGCTGTATATCCATTCTATACCCTTGGACATTTCCCCACGTATAATTTCAAGCAGAAGGAGCTCTATGGTGCGGAAATATTCCAACCGGAAATTCTCTCTCAGTACGTGGTAAAGCACAGCGGTTGCTGGGGCTGCATGATAAGATGTGGAAAGGTGTTTAAACTCACCAAAGGGCCCTATGCAGGAACAGTATGGGACTTTCCAGAATATGAGACCCACTGGTCGTTTGGAGGAAACCTGGGCAACATAAATGTAGAGACAATAGTCTATGCCAACATGCTTTGCGACTTTTATGGCCTCGACACAATTTCTACAGGTGTTGCAATAGGATTTGCAATTGAACTCTACGAAAAGGGAATTATCGGAAAGAGCGAAACTGACGGCCTTGAACTTAGATGGGGAGATCCAGATATTATTCCTGAACTGGTTAAGAGAATAGCCCTAAGAATAGGTATAGGCGATTTACTTGCAGAAGGAACAAGAAAGGCTGCTGAGAAAATTGGTAGAGGCGCCGAGAAGTATGCTATCCATGTTAAAGGCCTTGAATTCCCTGCATACGATCCAAGGTCTGCTAAGGCCCATGGTTTGAACTTTGCCACATCCCCAATAGGTGCAAGCCACTGTATCGGATGGAACAAGTTTGAGATAATGGGGATCCCAAGAAAGGCTGATCCATTTGCCACCGAAGGTAAGGGTGAGATAACGAAGTACGTCCAAGATGAGACGGCGATTGCAGAGACTGCCATATTCTGTATATTCCCCTTCAACATGGAGATGGTAACCATTGACATGTATGCAAAGATGCTCTATGCAGCAACAGGTATTGAAGAGTTTAAGGATCCGAAACACCTCTGGCTTGCTGGGGAAAGAATATTCAACCTTGAAAGGGCCATCAATATTAGGGAAGGTATTGATGGTAAGTACGACAAAATGCCGGAGAGGATTGTTAAAGAGCCTGTATTGAGGGAACCTTCAAAAGGCCAGATCTTTGAGGAGGAGATTCTCCTTAAGGACTACTACAAAGTCAGGG
- a CDS encoding class I SAM-dependent methyltransferase, with protein sequence MLGFGYHAFLNDHIKRNKCKRLMEIGVYDGENARSMIEAAKENFSPEEIEYYGFDYFEDEWLYQRIYKKLEETGCKFKLFRGDSRVTLPQHVDELPIMDLIFIDGGKSYETAKSDWENCRKLMGKHTVVFVHNYEFPGVKRMVDEIPREEYIVEIIHPPDDYATARIRKK encoded by the coding sequence ATGCTTGGATTTGGTTATCATGCATTTTTGAATGATCACATAAAAAGAAACAAATGCAAAAGGTTGATGGAGATCGGTGTATACGATGGAGAAAATGCTCGAAGCATGATTGAAGCGGCAAAAGAAAACTTCTCTCCAGAAGAGATAGAGTACTATGGGTTTGATTATTTTGAGGATGAATGGTTATACCAGAGGATCTACAAAAAGCTTGAAGAAACAGGATGTAAATTTAAGCTGTTTAGAGGAGATTCTAGGGTCACTCTCCCCCAGCATGTGGATGAGCTCCCAATAATGGATTTAATATTCATTGATGGTGGAAAATCTTATGAAACTGCAAAAAGCGACTGGGAGAACTGTAGAAAACTAATGGGAAAACATACGGTGGTTTTTGTTCATAATTATGAATTTCCGGGGGTTAAACGAATGGTAGATGAAATCCCCAGAGAGGAATATATTGTGGAAATAATTCATCCCCCCGATGACTATGCGACTGCAAGAATTAGGAAAAAATAA
- a CDS encoding aldehyde ferredoxin oxidoreductase family protein encodes MEWFGYTGKILNVDLSENKLEILEANPEVYDKYMGGAGYAVHVIHKELKKIKSPEDESNIMVFAVGPLTIDGIPNGGRVTVGSISPETGVWGETHIGTRFAIEMKKAGFDAIIVKGKAEKPVYLYLNDGEAEIRDASKYWGKDIHETINSLRSDLNDPTVKALAIGPAGEKKVKISIIANEEGFGGRCGLGAVMGSKNLKAIVAKGTQKIPVAHPEELKEFLKDLVKKLTKGGTGLRNYGSAGGVKAYHALGNLPIRNFLWGKWDDEKVAKISGDTMTEKYLKSPFACTLCPIACKRLVEVKNGKYFKEFTGLGPEYETVGLLGSNLLLDDLEAIIKANNICDRLGLDTISAGNVIGFLFDAAEKGIVDKNIEGLNLEWGDAETVHKLLEKIAYREGIGDILAEGVRKAAQKLGAPELAVEIKGLEMPAHDGRAYWSHGLSYATMNRGADHLGWPHMPFKGVSVPELGITAFENRYIDGDELIETVIKMQNLMIIYDSLILCKYAFSAGLTVTDIIKLLYFVTGKEYTPEKLMEIGNRIWKTQRKINNELGLTSKDDKLPPRMALPHANRDDTKVPPVEKWLPRYYELRGINPDGTVDKID; translated from the coding sequence ATGGAATGGTTTGGATATACTGGGAAAATACTAAATGTTGATTTGAGTGAGAACAAACTCGAGATTTTAGAGGCTAACCCTGAAGTCTACGATAAATACATGGGTGGAGCTGGATACGCTGTCCATGTAATACACAAGGAACTTAAAAAAATTAAAAGTCCTGAAGATGAATCCAACATAATGGTTTTTGCTGTTGGACCTTTAACTATCGACGGAATTCCAAATGGAGGAAGGGTTACCGTTGGTTCCATCTCCCCAGAGACTGGAGTATGGGGTGAAACTCATATTGGAACCAGATTTGCAATAGAGATGAAAAAAGCAGGATTTGATGCGATAATAGTGAAAGGGAAGGCCGAGAAGCCTGTATATCTCTACCTCAACGATGGAGAAGCAGAGATCAGAGACGCAAGCAAATACTGGGGAAAAGATATACATGAAACTATAAACTCTCTCAGAAGCGATCTGAATGATCCGACCGTGAAGGCCCTAGCAATAGGACCCGCTGGAGAAAAGAAGGTCAAGATTTCTATCATAGCAAATGAAGAAGGATTCGGCGGAAGATGTGGTCTTGGTGCAGTGATGGGATCCAAGAATCTTAAAGCTATAGTAGCAAAAGGAACACAGAAAATACCTGTAGCTCATCCAGAGGAACTAAAAGAATTCCTCAAAGATCTTGTAAAGAAACTAACAAAAGGTGGAACCGGACTAAGAAACTATGGAAGTGCTGGAGGGGTAAAAGCATATCATGCGCTTGGAAACTTACCCATTAGAAACTTCCTTTGGGGCAAATGGGACGATGAAAAAGTCGCCAAAATCAGTGGAGACACCATGACAGAAAAATATCTCAAGAGTCCCTTTGCATGTACTCTGTGTCCAATTGCATGTAAAAGACTTGTAGAAGTCAAAAATGGAAAGTACTTTAAAGAATTCACCGGGCTAGGGCCGGAATATGAGACAGTGGGGCTTTTAGGATCAAACCTGTTATTAGATGACTTAGAGGCAATCATTAAGGCAAACAACATATGTGATAGACTAGGATTGGACACCATTTCAGCAGGAAATGTCATTGGATTCCTATTTGATGCAGCTGAAAAGGGAATAGTCGATAAGAACATTGAAGGCCTAAACCTAGAGTGGGGAGACGCAGAAACAGTTCATAAATTGCTCGAAAAAATTGCATACAGAGAAGGTATTGGAGATATCCTAGCGGAAGGCGTTAGGAAGGCCGCTCAAAAGCTAGGCGCACCGGAACTCGCAGTAGAAATAAAAGGCCTAGAAATGCCCGCCCACGATGGTAGGGCCTACTGGTCTCATGGGTTAAGCTATGCAACTATGAACCGTGGAGCAGATCATTTAGGATGGCCCCACATGCCATTCAAGGGAGTTTCTGTACCCGAGCTTGGTATAACTGCCTTTGAAAACAGGTATATAGACGGTGACGAATTGATCGAGACTGTTATAAAAATGCAAAACCTGATGATAATCTACGACTCGTTGATTCTCTGTAAGTATGCGTTTTCCGCTGGTTTGACTGTAACAGACATAATAAAACTCCTCTACTTTGTCACAGGAAAAGAATACACTCCCGAGAAACTGATGGAAATCGGAAACAGAATATGGAAGACACAGAGAAAGATAAACAATGAATTGGGATTAACCTCCAAAGATGACAAACTACCCCCAAGGATGGCATTACCCCATGCCAACAGAGATGACACCAAAGTACCGCCTGTAGAAAAGTGGCTACCAAGATACTATGAATTAAGAGGAATAAATCCAGATGGAACAGTAGATAAAATCGATTAG
- a CDS encoding MoaD/ThiS family protein, whose amino-acid sequence MKLTLTYGGPFYEKTKKHKEIIELDKNSITVQELVKFLFEQYPELAQFFENNPEKIFEFSTIIVRGRVLIPQDLPRVHLSDGEEVFFLPVVHGGII is encoded by the coding sequence GTGAAGTTAACTTTAACGTATGGTGGACCATTTTATGAAAAAACAAAGAAACATAAAGAAATAATAGAACTAGACAAGAATTCCATAACCGTCCAAGAGTTAGTTAAGTTCCTATTTGAACAATATCCTGAACTAGCACAGTTCTTTGAAAACAATCCAGAAAAGATCTTTGAATTCTCAACTATCATTGTAAGAGGACGTGTGTTAATACCTCAGGATCTACCACGAGTCCATTTAAGTGATGGAGAAGAAGTATTCTTCCTACCGGTAGTTCACGGAGGGATTATTTAA
- a CDS encoding PEP/pyruvate-binding domain-containing protein: MSSFEKSKKNILWFEEINKDDLNIVGGKGANLGELVSIGVRVPEGFVVTSTAFKEFMRESGIWDELQTLLDKTKNITKVSEIQETAKRIQNMIISAHLNKDLEREIIEAYEKLCEIKNEKNTKVAIRSSATAEDLPSASFAGMQDTYLYVSTPESVIEHVKKCWASLYTPRAIVYRNQMDIPHRNVYMAVVVQAMVRSKAAGVMFTVNPITGNENEIVIEGTWGLGEAVVSGRVIPDHFVVDKNTKKVLKKQLAEKDIRMDWDPSTGTVKELPVFPQFRKRPSLSTAEIEVLVDYALKIEKHYGIFMDIEWAIDKYEGFPEKIKIVQARAETVWNVKKGKLETSESAV; the protein is encoded by the coding sequence ATGTCAAGTTTCGAAAAGTCCAAGAAAAATATTTTGTGGTTTGAAGAAATAAACAAAGATGATTTAAATATAGTAGGTGGGAAAGGTGCAAACCTCGGAGAACTAGTATCTATAGGAGTTAGAGTTCCTGAAGGGTTTGTAGTAACCTCCACCGCTTTCAAAGAGTTTATGCGTGAAAGTGGTATTTGGGACGAACTCCAAACTCTCTTAGATAAAACAAAAAATATAACCAAGGTTTCAGAAATACAAGAAACCGCTAAAAGAATACAAAACATGATAATATCTGCCCACCTAAACAAAGACCTAGAAAGAGAGATTATAGAAGCATATGAAAAACTCTGTGAAATAAAAAATGAGAAGAACACAAAAGTAGCAATAAGAAGTTCAGCCACTGCTGAAGATTTGCCAAGTGCCAGTTTTGCAGGTATGCAAGATACTTACCTATATGTATCCACCCCAGAAAGTGTAATTGAACACGTGAAGAAATGCTGGGCAAGCCTTTATACTCCAAGGGCCATTGTATACAGAAATCAGATGGATATTCCTCATAGAAATGTATACATGGCAGTGGTTGTCCAAGCCATGGTCCGTTCTAAGGCTGCGGGTGTTATGTTTACTGTGAATCCTATCACTGGCAATGAAAATGAGATAGTAATTGAAGGAACTTGGGGATTAGGAGAGGCTGTTGTGAGCGGCAGGGTTATCCCAGATCACTTTGTTGTAGATAAGAACACTAAAAAGGTTCTAAAGAAACAACTAGCTGAAAAAGATATAAGAATGGATTGGGACCCCTCTACAGGAACAGTAAAGGAACTTCCCGTATTCCCGCAATTTAGGAAGCGGCCTTCATTAAGTACAGCAGAAATAGAAGTACTTGTGGACTATGCCCTAAAAATTGAAAAACATTATGGTATATTTATGGATATTGAATGGGCCATAGATAAATATGAGGGATTTCCAGAAAAAATTAAAATTGTCCAAGCTAGAGCAGAAACTGTCTGGAATGTTAAAAAAGGAAAGCTCGAAACATCGGAAAGTGCGGTCTAA
- a CDS encoding cyclase family protein, translated as MACLFWDREKYQLIDLTLPIQPFMPDIVGHVKMAKWNHEQGARLNSVPTGIDPIDFPPGPPFYEYHSQAWEELTLTTHIGTHLDAPWHFFPTTENGKMKAKTIDEVPLEWCIGNGVVLDVRHVGPGGLITEDDVKEALKKINYKIQPWDIVLIQTGWDKKWGTKEYFENHPGMSREATLYLIEQGVKVMGIDAFGFDRAFKVMGEEYKRTGDKNVLWPAHNVGREKEYLHLERLANLDKIPKPTGFTVVVFPIKIEGASAGWVRAVAIVEKE; from the coding sequence GTGGCATGTTTGTTTTGGGATAGAGAAAAATATCAATTGATTGATTTAACATTACCAATACAACCTTTTATGCCCGATATTGTTGGGCATGTGAAAATGGCCAAGTGGAACCACGAACAAGGTGCTAGACTCAATTCAGTGCCTACAGGAATAGACCCCATAGACTTCCCGCCTGGACCGCCATTCTATGAGTACCACTCACAGGCTTGGGAAGAACTCACTTTAACTACCCACATTGGGACACATCTAGATGCTCCCTGGCACTTCTTCCCAACAACCGAAAATGGGAAAATGAAGGCCAAAACCATTGATGAGGTCCCCCTAGAATGGTGTATTGGAAATGGTGTAGTTTTAGACGTGCGACATGTTGGGCCTGGAGGATTAATAACTGAGGACGACGTTAAAGAGGCATTGAAGAAAATCAACTACAAAATACAACCATGGGATATAGTCCTAATCCAGACCGGATGGGACAAGAAATGGGGAACGAAAGAATATTTTGAAAATCATCCAGGAATGAGCAGAGAAGCAACTCTCTACTTGATTGAACAAGGAGTAAAAGTGATGGGAATTGATGCATTCGGATTCGATAGAGCATTTAAAGTGATGGGTGAAGAATACAAGAGAACAGGCGATAAAAATGTCCTATGGCCGGCCCACAATGTAGGAAGAGAAAAGGAGTATCTCCACTTGGAGAGGCTAGCAAACTTAGACAAAATACCAAAACCAACAGGTTTCACTGTAGTTGTCTTCCCAATAAAGATCGAAGGCGCAAGTGCTGGCTGGGTTAGGGCTGTTGCAATTGTCGAAAAGGAATGA
- a CDS encoding DUF1097 family protein yields the protein MAVVKQRIPLWIATPITVAVATPFATRLGTWGLPVWISFIVWAEYFVLGANMEALKMIGYGFLYGCLMTAFWLASSVALTSAMAFDIAFIITNFIWIGLIVYSFKNPSLGKAVLPIFNGVSMTLAVYFTGALPPVEVGAYSATFVAAFWTLIAGYFGAFLGWFNVTITFPYTAEE from the coding sequence ATGGCAGTTGTAAAGCAAAGAATTCCTCTTTGGATAGCGACCCCTATTACTGTAGCGGTAGCAACTCCCTTTGCAACAAGACTGGGGACTTGGGGTCTCCCCGTGTGGATTAGCTTTATTGTTTGGGCTGAGTATTTTGTGCTCGGAGCAAATATGGAAGCATTGAAAATGATTGGCTACGGTTTCCTCTATGGTTGTCTTATGACCGCCTTTTGGCTAGCGTCCTCAGTTGCATTAACTTCTGCAATGGCCTTTGATATAGCATTTATCATCACGAACTTCATTTGGATTGGTCTCATAGTCTATAGTTTCAAGAATCCCAGTCTAGGTAAGGCAGTTTTACCAATATTCAACGGGGTTTCTATGACACTTGCTGTGTATTTCACTGGAGCTTTGCCACCAGTAGAAGTAGGCGCGTACAGTGCCACTTTTGTTGCAGCCTTCTGGACATTAATAGCAGGATACTTCGGTGCGTTCTTGGGATGGTTTAACGTCACAATAACATTTCCGTACACGGCTGAAGAATGA
- a CDS encoding acetamidase/formamidase family protein: MVFEEEIFNDLQTNGIIGPHSKMLGPVADGGRIIFVTAPGCWGPMITPTLRGGHEVNVPVAVEGAKVSDGLVMKIKSIKVLSKAASSGVDTVREGAFVGDPFVAKKCPTCNEPWPEFEVVGIGEDAVRCKHCGSPASPFKMVNGYTMVFDHNLGVGVTVNKETAEMIAKDAWEWHSLPKNSKQVPILIFAKADIVGVPSRIIPFLGQFGTVPAVNIPDSHNAGDFGSFLIDAPHPYAITKEEYDTKLTDGHLDIDAVKEGAIIIAPVKVDGGGVYAGDAHAMQGDGEVAGHTTDVSAESEIEVSVIKNLNLDGPLLLPLEEDLPPLAKPWRKDEWERVQTLAKKFGIEPEPVAPIQIIGSGPTINEAAMRGFERAAKLFGMSIEEVKNRVTISGAVEIGRLPGIVQVSMQVPLDILEKIGIDELVVKHYKLSF; the protein is encoded by the coding sequence ATGGTTTTCGAAGAAGAGATTTTTAATGATCTGCAAACAAACGGAATTATTGGGCCGCACTCCAAAATGCTTGGGCCTGTGGCAGATGGGGGAAGAATAATCTTCGTTACAGCGCCCGGATGCTGGGGTCCAATGATAACACCAACCCTCAGAGGAGGTCACGAGGTCAATGTTCCTGTTGCTGTAGAGGGGGCAAAAGTCAGTGATGGACTGGTAATGAAGATAAAGAGCATAAAAGTTCTCTCCAAAGCGGCCTCTTCAGGAGTAGATACCGTCAGAGAGGGGGCCTTTGTTGGCGATCCCTTTGTGGCCAAAAAGTGTCCCACATGTAACGAACCATGGCCCGAATTTGAAGTAGTTGGGATTGGAGAAGATGCTGTACGCTGCAAGCACTGCGGGTCCCCAGCTTCACCATTTAAGATGGTCAATGGTTATACAATGGTCTTTGACCATAATTTAGGGGTTGGAGTTACAGTAAATAAAGAAACCGCTGAGATGATAGCCAAAGATGCCTGGGAATGGCATTCTCTACCCAAGAACTCAAAACAAGTGCCAATTCTAATATTTGCGAAAGCTGATATAGTTGGAGTTCCCTCAAGAATAATACCATTCTTAGGCCAGTTTGGAACTGTACCTGCAGTAAATATTCCTGACTCCCACAACGCTGGAGATTTTGGTTCCTTCTTGATAGATGCCCCACATCCATATGCAATAACAAAAGAAGAATACGATACAAAGCTTACCGATGGGCATTTGGACATTGACGCAGTTAAAGAAGGTGCAATTATAATAGCTCCAGTAAAAGTCGATGGCGGTGGTGTTTACGCTGGAGACGCCCATGCAATGCAAGGAGATGGGGAAGTTGCAGGACACACGACAGATGTAAGTGCTGAAAGTGAAATAGAAGTCTCAGTTATTAAGAACCTCAATCTAGACGGCCCACTATTGCTACCACTAGAAGAGGATCTACCGCCCTTGGCCAAACCTTGGAGAAAGGACGAATGGGAAAGAGTACAAACCTTAGCTAAAAAGTTTGGAATCGAACCGGAGCCAGTTGCCCCAATACAGATAATAGGATCTGGGCCCACAATAAATGAAGCTGCCATGAGAGGTTTCGAAAGGGCCGCAAAGCTCTTTGGAATGAGTATTGAAGAAGTTAAAAATAGGGTCACCATAAGTGGAGCCGTGGAGATTGGTAGACTTCCAGGAATAGTGCAGGTTTCAATGCAAGTACCCTTGGATATCCTCGAGAAGATAGGAATAGACGAATTAGTTGTGAAACATTACAAATTGTCCTTCTAA
- a CDS encoding 4Fe-4S dicluster domain-containing protein — protein MKGMLVFYPEKCSGCNICSTVCSAYHLGVVNPDRSRIRVLRKEQENLDVVNVCVQCEEKFCIQACPFDALSVNPETGATVVDHEKCTRCRLCIKACPYNGIILDPMLNQIKICDLCDGDPQCAKYCPTEAIQFVHSLASKVAHEQNRTIITLTKEIIEDP, from the coding sequence ATGAAAGGAATGTTAGTTTTTTATCCGGAAAAATGCTCTGGATGTAATATATGCTCTACAGTATGCTCAGCATATCACTTAGGTGTTGTAAATCCTGACAGAAGTAGGATTAGAGTTCTAAGAAAAGAACAAGAAAACTTAGATGTTGTAAATGTGTGCGTTCAGTGTGAGGAGAAATTCTGCATTCAAGCTTGTCCCTTTGATGCACTATCCGTAAATCCAGAAACAGGAGCTACTGTTGTAGATCATGAGAAATGTACTCGTTGTAGACTCTGTATAAAAGCTTGCCCATACAACGGCATTATCCTAGACCCAATGCTTAACCAGATCAAAATATGTGATTTATGTGATGGGGATCCCCAGTGCGCTAAGTACTGCCCTACAGAAGCTATTCAATTCGTGCACTCACTAGCCAGCAAAGTGGCCCACGAACAGAACAGAACAATAATCACACTTACGAAGGAAATTATTGAAGACCCTTGA